In the genome of Pseudanabaena mucicola str. Chao 1806, the window ACAAATAGAACCAAGTCAATTTGTAGTATATGCAGAGCTAAGCGATCTTCAATCGGTTGCCATAAGTCATGTACATCACCCACTACAGCTATTTTGATTGATGACTTAGGCATAGTTTCCAGTCTGAGAGTTTGGCAACAGATTAAATCTAAAGTATACAGCGCTTTTTGATAGTGCTAAACTTAAAAATCTAATCCATTTTGGGAGCAATGCCAGCAATGTCTGCGAATAATGGGAAGCTTATCACCAGTTTTAAAAGTCAGTTCTGGAATTGGCGCACCATCGCCCAATTGATATTTCTAGCAATTGTGATCACCTGTAGCATTTTGGCTTGGAATACCCTTGCTAGAAATATGCGAAGCTCAGGACTTGCTATTAGTTTTGATTTTTTAAATGATCCTGCCTCCTTTGACATTGCTGACACACCTTTCCCCTACCGCGCTTCAGACAGTTATACTCGCGCTCTACAAGTGGGTTTGCTCAACTCCCTGAAAGCGATCGCTGTAAGTATCATTTCCGCCACAGTTATAGGCATTACCGTCGGCATTTCGCGACTCTCGCAAAACTGGTTACTCAAGCAGTTGGCGCGTGTATATGTGGAGATTCTCCGCAATACCCCACTACTACTGCAACTCTTTTTCTGGTATTCTGCCATCTTTTTGTCATTGCCATCAGCTAGCGATCGCATCTCCCTTGGTTTTGCCACGCTTGCTAAGGATGGGTTAACGATTGCAGCACTGAAAATGACCATTAGTTCTGAGTTTTGCGCCCTTGTATTAGGACTAACGATGTTTTCTAGTGCCTTTATTGCGGAGATTGTGCGTGGAGGGATTCTCTCAGTTCCTAAGGGGCAGTCAGAAGCAGCTAAGGCTTTAGGATTAAGCAACTTCCAAACAATTCGCAAAATTATTTTGCCACAGGCTTTGCGGGTGATTATTCCTTCGCTTACCAGTCAATATGTAAATATTGCCAAAAACTCTAGTCTGGCGATCGCGATCGGTTATACGGATATCTATCGCATTGCCTCCACAACGATTAATCAAACGGGTAGACCTGTAAATGTTATTTTGATTATTATGGGAACCTATCTGACGATTAGCCTCGCCATTTCTGCTGTTATGAACTTAATAAATCGTCAGTTCCAAATTGTCGAAAGATAGGCTTTATTAGAACAAGGAACTTAAACTCCTTGTTATTGCTAGGTAAGTATGAATAATAAAAATATTTTAGTTTGGTTCCGCAATGATCTGCGAATCCATGATTGCGAAACCCTATATCGAGCGTCTCAACAGGCTCAGCAAACGGGGGCAAATATATTTCCCATTTATTGCTTTGATCCACGACACTTTGGCAAGACATCCTTTGGCTTTTCTAAAACAGGAGTCTTTCGCGCCCAATTCCTGATAGAGAGTGTAGCAAATCTACGCGCAAATTTGCGATCGCTTAACTCCGATCTAACAATTCGCATGGGCAAACCTGAAGATGTGTTACCCAAATTCATCCAGCAATGGGGAATTAGAACAGTTTATTACTATGCTGAAATCACTTCAGAAGAAACAAATGTAGAGGCTAAGCTGACGAAACTTTTACAAACTCAAAAGATTGAGATCAAAAGCTTTTGGGGAAGTACATTATTGCATCCTCAGGATCTACCCTTTGCGATCACGAAGTTACCTGAACTCTTTACTAATTTTCGCAAACAGGTAGAACTTGATTTGATAGTACGCAAAATCTTCCCTATTCCAAATAATCTCGATCCTCTTCCTGATAATTTGAAGGTTGGTGACATCCCGAACCTAGCCCACTTGGGACTATCTGAACCTCAGCCATGCGATCTCGCCGTTTTTAAATTTTGCGGTGGAGAATCTGCCGCGATCAAACGTTTAGAACATTATTTTTGGCAAAGCGATCGCCTACAGGTCTATAAGCAAACCCGCAATGGCATGTTGAATGCTGATGATTCCTCAAAGTTCTCTCCTTGGTTGGCTTTAGGCTGTCTCAGTCCTCGCTATATTTATGATCAGGTCAAGCAATACGAAAGCGATCGCCTTGCCAATGACTCGACCTATTGGCTATTTTTTGAGCTACTATGGCGTGACTATTTCCGATTTGTGGCGACGAAACATGGCAATAAGCTATTCCATCGCACAGGACTACGCGGCATGGATCTCCCTTGGCGGCAAGATTGGGAGCGATTGGAACTATGGCAAAATGGACAGACTGGCTTCCCCCTCGTCGATGCGAATATGCGCGAAATCTTAGCTACAGGCTTTATGTCCAATCGTGGTCGTCAAAATGTAGCAAGTTTTCTCACAAAAAATCTTGGTATCGATTGGCGAATGGGAGCAGAATGGTTTGAATCACTTCTAATTGATTATGATCCCTCTAGCAATTGGGGAAATTGGAACTATACCGCAGGGATTGGCAATGATGCGAGAGGGTTCCGCTTTTTCAATATCCATAAACAGGCTCAGGACTACGACCCACATGGCGAATACGTCAAACATTGGCTACCAGAACTTGCCGCTTTACCAGCTAATAAGGTACATCAACCTTGGAAACTTTTGCCTGTTGAGCAAAAACGTTTTCAGGTACGTCTAGGCGTTGATTATCCCAATCCTGTAGTGGATCTATTTGCCTCCGCTAAAGCCAATGAACAAATTTACATCGCGAATTGTAAAGGATAGAAATCCTAGAGATGAATGGCGGCACAATACACCATTAATCTCTGGGATTTTGATTTGTTCTATTCTCTTCTGAAGGCATTGCAATAAAATGTATTCTATGAATATTCTATGAATTTAGATGTTATTCTCCGCAATCGTTATCATATTCAGCAATCCCTCGGCAGTCAGCAAATAGGGGCGATCGCTTTATCGCTTTATCTTGCGGAAAATTTGGAACTCCCTGTTACACCTAAGCCACTATGTGTGATTTATTGCTGGCAAATTACAGAACCAAGTGAGCATGGATTTCAGCATGAAGCGATCGCCACCAAGCTTTATGAAATTGGACAGAAATATACCCTAGCACCGAAAGTACAGGCTTTTTTTAATGACGATGATTATTACTGCGTAGTGCGTGAATATTTAGAAGGTTACGCATATTTAGAGGAATTTAATCAAGAATTTGGTGAGAAGTTCAAACAAGTTGGAAATGATCCAAATTTAGTAAATCTTGACCACAAAGCACAGGATTCCGATATTTCCACAATCAAGGTTCCCCCGATCGCTAAATCATTAATGCAGTCCTTAGCCAAAATTCCGATTAAAATCAATCGTCGTCAACTACTGATCAATCTTGGCTCATCGATCGCAGGATTTAGTTTCGCAGTCTTTTTAGACAGACTGAAACCGCAACCAAAACCAATTGTGATTGTGGAAACGCCCCCAGTTCCTGAACCTCCAAGTGATCCCCTTAAGAGGGGTGATAATGCCTTTCGCGATGATTTTGGTAACGGAATTTATTTGGAAATGGTAAGAGTCCCATCGGGTAAATTTATGCTCGGTGCGCCACCCAATGAAGTTGGCAAACGGGATCAAAAATCACCATTGGTAGAAGTGCGCGTGGCTGCATTTTATATCGCCAAATTTGCAGTTACTCAAGAGCAATGGGTAATGATGATGGGCAACAATCCTGCCCATTTTCGCGAAAGTTTGCAAGCGCCTATGGAAAATATCTCTTGGATCGAAGCACAGGATTTTTGTCGGAGGTTAACTGCGCGATCGCCATATGCCTATGCTTATCGTCTACCCAGTGAAGCAGAATGGGAATATGCTTGTCGCGCTGGCACGAATTCGGCTTACCATTTCGGTGATAGCCCTGCTCAACTCGCAGATTACGCATGGTTTGTCGATAATTCCAACAAGCGATCGCAACCGATTGGGCAGAAAGTTCCGAATCCTTGGGGACTCTACGAAATGCACGGCGGCGTATGGGAATGGTGCGAGGATGCTTGGCACGATAATTTTCAGGGCGCACCAGCGGATGGTTCCGCTTGGATTGAGGGAAATTCAGGGCGGCGCGTGCGAAAGGGCGGCTCATGGAGTAACGAGGCAAAGTTATGTCGCTCAGCAAGTCGTGATTGGCATTGGCAAGGCGATCGCTACAATGACATCGGCTTCCGTGTAGTCATTTCGGCAATATAAAAGATAATATTAACCTTACAGCCGTTTAATGCCAATTATGAATGTCAGTCAATCTGCTGATCTAAGCGATCGCCAAATTTCCCAAAACCTGATCCTTGAAGCCCGTAATGTTGTAGGGGGATATGTGGAAGGCGTAGATATTTTGCAAGGGGCAAATCTAGCAGTCTATGAAGGCGAACTGGTGACGGTGATTGGCTCCAACGGTGCAGGGAAGTCCACCTTTGCCAAGGCTATCTTTGGACTAGTGCCAGTGCGCTCTGGGGAAATATTATTTGGCGATCGCAACTTAGTAGGACTGAAGCCAGAGCAAATCGTGCGTTTAGGGATTAGCTATGTTCCCCAAATCGCCAATGTGTTTCCATCGCTGAGTATTTCCGACAATTTGGATATGGGAGCTTATACCCTTGATGGCAATATCAAGGATCTCAAGGATAAAATTTATGAAACTTTCCCCGTACTGGCGAAGCGGCGCAATCAAAGAGCAGGTACATTGTCAGGAGGGGAGAGGCAAATGTTGGCGATGGGGCGAGCGATGATGCTAGAGCCAAAGCTATTAATTTTGGATGAACCATCAGCAGCTTTATCACCCATTTTGGTACAGGATATTTTTAATTTGATTCAAAAGATTAATCAAACGGGGACATCGATTATTCTGGTGGAACAGAATGCACGAAAAGCTCTACTGATAGCGGATCGGGGTTATGTAATGCACTTAGGCAAGGATGAATTTACAGGCAAGGGAACAGATTTATTAAATGATCCCGAAGTTGCCGAATTGTATTTAGGTATGGGTAATTTCGGAAAACTTTCTCCTGATTCCTAATTCTCAAATGAAGTTTGGAAAACATTGAGATCGTCAAGCTTCTAGATAAACTATTAATAGTAATGGCTGTGCCAAGTCCCACTATTACGATCGTTACGATCAAACTAAGGCTTTTTTGTAGAGGAATTTAATGGCGGTGATAGATATCAAGCTTTCGCTGGATGAACTAACCAAAGCTCAAGCAGGTTTGTTCCAGTTAGGGTTATACGATGGCGAAGTAGATGGCATCTATGGTAGGTTAACCGAAACTGCTTTTGTGCAGTTTGCTAATGCCCTAAGTATTGACACTATTTTAGATGCTAATTCTCAAGCAATTACCAATAGCCTGTTGCAAATTCCTGCAGTCGTTAGACATTTGCTAGCAATTTTAGGGCAGGGTGACCGCCTCTTACAAAAATTTACGAATTCCCAGCGCATTTTTGTCAACATGGGGCAAGCCGATTCTAATCACCTTGGCTTTCTTGATCGCGGGGTTAAAGGTTGTGCAGCAGGATCGATGAAAAGCTTGCCCAATCGAAATTTCGCTCCATCACCTTTATTAAGCCATATTCCCACTTACCCCGCCCGTCTCTCTACTTTACCTGATGGGGTCAACGTTGTTTCCTATGGTGAAACTGCGATGTTAGCAGGTACACAGATCAGAGTGCGCTTTCGTCCCTATCCTGCCCTTGGTCAAATTCCAAATATCGAAAATATTGGCTTAGAGTTTCTCCATGACAGTATTCAAGAAGCCTGTATCTGCATCGGTAGCGTTGTTAATGGGCAAATGCTTGCCCGTTGGATTGGCAAAAATCCTCTTAGAAATGTCCAGTTTTGGAGTTCGACTAAAATATTGCCCCTGCTATATACCATCACTAGGGCCAACCAAGTAGAACCCAATCAAGCGATCGCGAATTGTGCTGTTACCGATCCTAGTGGCAAGCAGCAAACACGTTCTTTTTCAGATCTAGCACAGCGTATTTGCAACTATGTTGATTCGGAAGGGATGACCTCTAACTCTTTAGCAGCAATGTTTAAGCAATTTGCAGCTCCGCAAGAACTACAAAATTGGTTGAAGTCCCTTACAGGCAATAATAAACTCATTTTTCAAGGTCGTTATGGAGAAAAGCCTTATATTGAACAGCCCGTACTACTGAATGTTATCGGCAATAGCATAATTCCACCTACTAAGGAGCCGCATAGAGGGGATAACTTAATTTCGGCATACGATCTAACTAGAGTTATGTCTCTAGTGACATGGCATCGCCATATTCCACCAACCAATCGATTACCCTATGCTCAATGGCATAGCCTTAGTAATTTAATCAATGCAATGGGTCAGGATACCGCTAGATATATTGATGCAGCGATTGCAGCTTTGGGATTGCAATATTTTATTGGCGATCCTGTTGTGATCTCGAAAATGGGATTTGGCTATAGCGATCAAAGGAAACGCTCGGAACTGACCTATACAGCTTGTATTCAATTTGTGGATCGCCTTGCAACATCCCATGACCAGTCTCTACCCAAGTTTCGTTCTGTAAATATGACTCTCAGAGCCGTGCTAGATCTTAAAGATCCCGTTCGAGAAGCGTTAGAGATTGACTCTCGCATGGCTGCTACAGTTACGGAAATTTTGCGTAGGATTATGACGGAAGAGCTAATCTAGGTTAAGACTTAACAAAATCTGTTCAGGTTAGCGGAACTAAAAAATATCATTACCTTTATTGTTCGATATGAATTTAATTTTGTCTAAAGCAAAATCAAGTCGGAATGAGAATACACAATGCAAAAACAACGTCCTTTATCTGCTGTAGGTCTATGGTGGCGATGGGTACTTGCAACATTTGTCGGTACTGTGATTGGTAATATTTTAGGGATACCCGCTTGTTTAGCAGGTATCTATTATCTAAGTGATTACCTTACTGAGTTAAAAATTTGTCATACAGGCTTTGGTAGTCTTACCTGTCCCGTCACAACTGGCATTGTCAGTGGTTCTCTAGTTGTCGGTGTATTTGTAGGCTTTATGCAGTATTTGGTTTTGCGCCGTTTGCTTCGATCTTCTGCATGGTGGATTATAGCAAGTACCTTTGGCTGGACTTGTATTGGCTCTGCGGCAACCAGTTTAGCCTATACTGCCCAGTTTGGTTTTGTGATCGGTGAGGATGGAGTTTTTGCTGAGAGTAACATCATTGATCGGCTTCCTGTATTGGTCACCCACGGTCTGTGGTTAGTTTTCGCGGGACTTTTATTAGGAGTTTTGCAATGGCTGATTCTTTGGAATGGAGCAGGCAATACAGTTCCAAAGCAACGTCTATTTTGGTGGATTGTTGTTAACGTTACTCTAGTCTTCTTTAGCGCGATCACTATTGTGTTAATTTTTCGAGGTATGGGCAGCCTGAGAGGGATTCTCTGGTTTTTCTTAGGATTTACCCCTATTTATGCCACGATTACAGGAGCAGCCCTTGCAAAAATGCGTTTACATCGACAAGCTAAAGTAGAGGAAACCCAACCTGCTCTTGCTCTAAATCATGAAAGTAATGAGATTTCCGAATCATTGTAGTTTTGATAGTTAATGTCCAATTTACCGCCTGAAGTGATCCCCCTGCGATCGCAACTTACTGAATCAACTTCGATCACCCTTGCCGACCAAATCCAATTTTGCTTAGTTTCAACCACCTTTACCAGTGAGGTGATTTTGACGAGCTATGTTTGTGATGGTCTGTCGCGATATGAGCAAGCACCGATCTTGCTATTACATGGTTTTGATAGTTCGCTATTCGAGTTTCGTCGACTGATTCCAAGGCTTGCGCCAACTCGTCAAACTTGGGCGATGGATTTATTTGGCTTTGGTTTAACTGAGCGCCTTGTCGATGCTCAAGTTAGCCCTGAAACGATCAAAGACCATCTCTATTATTTCTGGAAAACTGCGATCGCCAAACCGATCATTCTCGTGGGTGCATCAATGGGTGGAGCTGCCGCTATTGACTTTGCACTCACCTATCCCAAAGTCGTCAAGAAACTAGTTCTCATCGGTAGTGCAGGAATGCGAAAAGGAACCGCCGCAGGTAAATTCCTTGTACCACCCTTAGATCGGATGGCAACCGATTTTCTCCGCAGTCCCAAAGTACGGCGCGAAGTAAGCCTCAAAGCTTATGCTGATCCTAGCTTTGTCACTAGTGATGCTGAGATTTGTGCCGCGCTCCATTTAGCAATGCCACGCTGGAGTGAAGCACTCATTTCCTTCACCAAGAGTGGCGGCTATGGTTCCTTTGCGGAACAATTAGCCTATTTACAGCAAGAAACGCTGATCCTCTGGGGCGATCGCGATCGCATTCTCGGCATAAAAGATGCGGAAAAGTTCCAGTCGATCATTCCCAATAATCAGCTAATTTGGATTGACAATAGCGGGCACGTTCCTCATTTAGAACAACCTGCAATTACAGCCCAGTCAATCCTCAACTTCTTAGAACAAGGGGCTTAGGCTCTTGCAGATAAAAATGTCCACCATAGTTATATGGCTGTTACTGCCTGTTGAGGCTTTGAGTAGTACAGAAATATTTTTGAAAGCAGAGCAAAGCGCCGCTTTCAAAAATATTTCTAGTTTTTAAGTAAGCGCAAAGTACTGTATCTAGCTGTTATCTAGCTTCGACTTCGCTCAGCAAAAGTTGGCTGAGCGAAGTCGAAGCAACAGGTACTTTAATTAATAGCAAATCCCTTAAGCCGTTTGCCTCAGTTCACGACACCGATCACATAACGATAATGAACAATCAACCTCAAGTCAGCATCATTATGGGTAGCGATTCCGACTTACCCACCATGCAAGGCGCGATCGCTATTTGCCAACAGTTTAATATTCCCCACGAAGTCGCGATTATCTCCGCCCATCGTACTCCCGAACGGATGGTAGAATTTGCCAAAAGTGCCCACATTCGGGGTGTTCGCGTAATCATTGCAGGGGCAGGAGGCGCGGCACATTTACCAGGGATGGTTGCGGCGCTGTCCCCTTTGCCAGTAATTGGCGTACCCGTTACTACTCGTCAATTGAATGGTGTCGATTCTCTCTATTCGATTGTGCAGATGCCCAAAGGAATTCCTGTAGCAACTGTGGCGATCGGTAATGCGGATAATGCAGGACTACTAGCTGTCCAAATCTTAGCAAGTCACAATCCTGAACTGCTGAAACAGGTGATTGCCTATCGCACATCCTTGAAAGACATGGTGATGGAAAAGCAAGAGAAATTAGAGTCTCTGGGTAGCGAAAAATATTTACAACAAATGTAATGGATCATGGTTGGCTTCAACTTTTGGGGGGAATCACATTTTTGATTCTATACCTCATCTTCTCAGCTAAGACAGAAATGGGAACTAAGTATTTTATGAACCAATTTATAAATCAAGATAGCGATCGCCTAGCAGAAATCATCAACTTTCTGCAAATTTCAGATAAACTAGCGACCGCAGGACAGCCAACGGTTAAGCAATTGCTCGCAATTGCTGATGCTGGTTATGAAATCGTGATTAATCTGGCACTACCGACTTCTGAAGGCGCGATCGCCAATGAATCACAATTAGTGCAGTCCTTGGGAATGGAATATATTGCTATTCCTGTGAATTGGGAAAGTCCTGCGATGGCGGATTTAGACGCTTTCCTGCAAGCAATGGAACAACGCCAAAATCAAAAAATCTTTGTCCATTGTGCTAAGAATATGCGCGTTTCAGCTTTTATCTATCTCTATCGCCGCTTGCACTTAAATTGCGACTATGAGCAGGCAATCGCCGATTTACACAAAATCTGGCATCCCAATGAGACTTGGCAAAATTTCATTGATACAAAACTTACGAAGTGAGTTTTGTATAGCTTTTTTCAAGCAAACCTATGTACCTCACCGGGATGTTAAATGCTATAGCGGTTTTCAAATGAGTACACACTCATTTGAAAACCGCTATATCTACAAATTGAGATAGAAGTCCTTAACTAGAGAGATGTAATCTTCTGTATAAATATGTTTACTTTTCTCAATTGTAAGCGTAGTTTCTTGTAACGGAAATTTTGTTTTGCTCAATTCCAGAGCAATCCGCTTGATCGGGCTATCTAGCCTTGGTTTGATGTTTACTTGGCGATCGCACCACAAGTCAAAAGCCTGAGCCTGATGCAAAAACTTATGGGCTAAATCTGTAGGATAAATTACGGCTAAATGACCAGATTGTTTGAGTAAACGACTGGCTATATGGAGAATATCTGTCTGTAGCAGACTATCGCTATGTCTTGCTAGGGTGCGTGATGTTGCTAATGCTTTATAGGCTTTTTCAAAAAATGGCGGATTAGAAATAATCAGATCGTATTGCTGGTGGCAGGTAACTGCAAAGCCCTGAATTCTTGCATGATAGATCTTGATGCGATCGCCCCAAGGTGAATTTTGCATATTATCCTGAGCCTGCCTATAGGCTGCATCATCAATTTCGACGGCATCAATTTGGGTTGTTGTAGATTTTTGCGATCGCTGTGCCAGCATTAAGGCAAGTATTCCTGTACCAGTGCCAATATCCAAGATTTGGGCATTCTCAGGAACATTTACCCATGCACCCAATAAAATTCCGTCCGTCCCCACTTTCATCGCACATTGATCTTGTTTGATCGCAAATTGTTTGAATAAGAAAGAGTGATTCTGCCTTCCCATATGTGTAATTCCTGAGAAACCAAAAAGCAGCACAATGTGCTGCTTTTTAGTGAATTAGAAAGATTTTGAAACCTTCGCAAAGAGACGGTTTCAAGTTAGTGCAAAGAGGTATAAATATTAAACAGAATTAAACAGAATTAAACAGAAACAGTTTGCCATTCGAGTCGCTCTAGAGTGTGAGAACGTTCTAGCGCACGCTCAAAGCTATCAAGTTTAGGTTCAATCAGGAAGGGTTCGCCAACATAACCTTGAACTGCCTCTTGAGTCTTCAAACCATTACCAGTGATATAAACCACGGTAGTTTCTTCAGGATCAATCTTGCCTGCTTCAACTAGCTTCTTCAGAACAGCGATCGTGGTTCCACCCGCAGTTTCCGTGAAAATACCTTCTGTTTCGGCAAGTAACTTCATAGCTTGGATAATTTCATCATCGTTGACAGATTCAATGTTGCCATTAGTCTTGTTCGCAATGTCGATCGCATAGATACCATCCGCAGGATTACCGATCGCAATACTCTTAGCAATGGTCTTCGGCTTAACGGGAGTAATAAAGTCGCGACCTTCTTTAAATGCTGAAGCAATAGGAGAGCAACCCTCAGCTTGAGCACCACTGAAACGCACAGGTTTATCTTCCACTAAACCCACCTTCACAAACTCATTGAAGCCCTTATAGATCTTGGTGAAGAGAGAACCAGATGCTAAAGGTGCAACGATATGATCGGGAAGTTTCCATCCGAGTTGCTCAATTACTTCATAGCCAAGAGTCTTAGAGCCTTCAGAGTAGTACGGACGGAGGTTGATATTCACAAAGCCCCAACCGTGAGTATTAGCAACTTCTGAGCAAAGACGGTTTACTTGGTCGTAGTTACCATGGACGGAGAAAACTTTAGGATTGTAAATGGTTGTGCCAAGTACTTTGCCTGCTTCGAGGTCAGAGGGGATGAAGACACAACACTCCAAGCCTGCATGAGCAGCGATCGCCGCAGTAGAGTTGGCAAGATTACCAGTACTAGCGCAAGCTACGGTAGTAAAACCTAATTCACGGGCGCGACTGAGGGCAACCGAAACAACGCGATCCTTGAAACTCAAGGTAGGCATATTCACGGCATCATTCTTAATGTAGAGATTTTTGATGCCGAGGCGCTTGGCAAGGCGATTGGCTCTGATCAGGGGAGTCATGCCTGTAGATACATCAATATAGTTGTCAGTTTTGACTGGTAAGAAATCACGATAGCGCCAGATGGAGAGGGGACCAGCTTGAATAGTTGCACGGCTGACCTTGGCGGCGATCGCCTCGTAGTTGTAGGCAACTTCTAGAGGACCAAAGCACAATTCACAAACGTGCATCGCCTTAGCTTCGTACTCTGCACCACATTCTTTGCATTTGAGATTACTGAAGGTATCAACACGCTCACTGGTGTAAGGAGAAGCAATGGTTGCTGTCATGTTTTTGATCGCTCTTTTAGTCGCTAAAAGTTTTTAGATTTTTTTGATTGAAATGAACCTTAACATATGAGTTTATAGTCGTCAAATATACCAGACTAAATTAGTCGGGTATAAGAATCCAAAGCTTCAAGCAGCTAGCTACTCTAAGTTTTGGATTCTCTGAATTGCCATGCTAAGCACGACGCAAATAGCGGAAAATGGTAAAAACTGCACAGCAGTTTTTACCATTTTCCGCTTTCGTCGAACTGACGTTAAATTACGCTGGAGTTACTGGTGTCAGAATCTTTATTTGATCAAGCAAGTGTTAGGCTTGCCGATGCGATCGCCCATGTTGATATTTCTGAAGATGCGATCGAACGTTTGAAGTCCCCAAAAGCAAGTTTACAAGTTTCCATTCCTGTACGCATGGATGATGGAACATTAAAGGTCTTTCAAGGCTATCGGGTACGCTACAACGATTTGCGAGGACCGACCAAAGGTGGTATCAGGTTTCACCCTAGTGTGAATATGGATGAGGTAAAGTCCTTAGCCTTTTGGATGACCTTTAAATGTGCCGCCGTGAATTTACCATTTGGGGGCGCAAAGGGTGGTGTTGCCGTTGATCCTAAGCAATTGTCCAAGTTTGAGCTAGAACGGCTCAGTCGTGGCTATATTGATGCGATCGCAGATTTTATGGGAGCTGATGTCGATATTCCCGCTCCCGATGTGCAGACGAACCAGACCATTATGGGCTGGATGGTAGATGAATATAGCAATATTCAACGTCAGCTCTGTCCTGCAGCAATCACTGGCAAGCCTTTAGCGATGGGTGGCAGTGTTGGACGCGAAACCGCAACGGGGTTAGGAGCATTTTTTGTGATTGAGACTTTGCTGCCCTTACTCAAGAGGCAAAGGGAACAGACCACAGTAGCAATCCAAGGATTTGGCAATGTTGGTGCGGCGATCGCTGATCTGCTCAGTCAAGCAGGTTACAAAGTTATAGCGGTAAGTGACTCTAAGGGCGGGATCTATGCACCGCAAGGATTAGATATTCCCAGCATTATCAGTTACAAAAATTCAACACGCAGCTTTCAAGCTGTTTACTGTCAGGATTCCGTGTGCAACATTGTCGAACATAAGAAGATTACCAATGAAGAATTACTTGAACTTGATGTCGATGTTTTGATTCCTGCGGCTCTGGAAAATCAAATTACGGAACATAATGCCCATCAAATTCATGCAAGATATATTTTCGAGATTGCTAATGGACCAGTCTCCCCTGCGGCGGATCGAATTTTAGAACAACAAGAGATTATGGTCTTTCCTGATATTTTAGTTAATGCAGGGGGTGTCACCGTCAGTTATTTTGAATGGGTGCAAAATCGCAGTGGCTTGTATTGGACAATTGAAGAAATCAATGATCGACTTAAACAAAGCATGGTTGCGGAAACCCTCAGAATTTGGAAGATTGCCGAGCAAAAACAAATCTCCATGCGAACCGCAGCCTATGTTCATGCGTTAAAGCGACTAAGTGAAGCGATCGAGGCTAAAGGCACACGTGCTTACTATGCTCAATAAGGGAAAACTTTGTGACACAGCAATCCATATCACATAATTTTTCTTATCGGGAAATTGGGTCTAAAACCCCGTCCTTCTAGGACGGCTTTGTATTAATCTATGCTACAATATACAGCATAAGACTTGCTAAATCCATGTTAGTACTTGAAGCAAAAC includes:
- a CDS encoding alpha/beta fold hydrolase, producing MSNLPPEVIPLRSQLTESTSITLADQIQFCLVSTTFTSEVILTSYVCDGLSRYEQAPILLLHGFDSSLFEFRRLIPRLAPTRQTWAMDLFGFGLTERLVDAQVSPETIKDHLYYFWKTAIAKPIILVGASMGGAAAIDFALTYPKVVKKLVLIGSAGMRKGTAAGKFLVPPLDRMATDFLRSPKVRREVSLKAYADPSFVTSDAEICAALHLAMPRWSEALISFTKSGGYGSFAEQLAYLQQETLILWGDRDRILGIKDAEKFQSIIPNNQLIWIDNSGHVPHLEQPAITAQSILNFLEQGA
- the purE gene encoding 5-(carboxyamino)imidazole ribonucleotide mutase; amino-acid sequence: MNNQPQVSIIMGSDSDLPTMQGAIAICQQFNIPHEVAIISAHRTPERMVEFAKSAHIRGVRVIIAGAGGAAHLPGMVAALSPLPVIGVPVTTRQLNGVDSLYSIVQMPKGIPVATVAIGNADNAGLLAVQILASHNPELLKQVIAYRTSLKDMVMEKQEKLESLGSEKYLQQM
- a CDS encoding protein tyrosine phosphatase family protein, which gives rise to MNQFINQDSDRLAEIINFLQISDKLATAGQPTVKQLLAIADAGYEIVINLALPTSEGAIANESQLVQSLGMEYIAIPVNWESPAMADLDAFLQAMEQRQNQKIFVHCAKNMRVSAFIYLYRRLHLNCDYEQAIADLHKIWHPNETWQNFIDTKLTK
- a CDS encoding tRNA1(Val) (adenine(37)-N6)-methyltransferase, translating into MGRQNHSFLFKQFAIKQDQCAMKVGTDGILLGAWVNVPENAQILDIGTGTGILALMLAQRSQKSTTTQIDAVEIDDAAYRQAQDNMQNSPWGDRIKIYHARIQGFAVTCHQQYDLIISNPPFFEKAYKALATSRTLARHSDSLLQTDILHIASRLLKQSGHLAVIYPTDLAHKFLHQAQAFDLWCDRQVNIKPRLDSPIKRIALELSKTKFPLQETTLTIEKSKHIYTEDYISLVKDFYLNL
- the thrC gene encoding threonine synthase, whose amino-acid sequence is MTATIASPYTSERVDTFSNLKCKECGAEYEAKAMHVCELCFGPLEVAYNYEAIAAKVSRATIQAGPLSIWRYRDFLPVKTDNYIDVSTGMTPLIRANRLAKRLGIKNLYIKNDAVNMPTLSFKDRVVSVALSRARELGFTTVACASTGNLANSTAAIAAHAGLECCVFIPSDLEAGKVLGTTIYNPKVFSVHGNYDQVNRLCSEVANTHGWGFVNINLRPYYSEGSKTLGYEVIEQLGWKLPDHIVAPLASGSLFTKIYKGFNEFVKVGLVEDKPVRFSGAQAEGCSPIASAFKEGRDFITPVKPKTIAKSIAIGNPADGIYAIDIANKTNGNIESVNDDEIIQAMKLLAETEGIFTETAGGTTIAVLKKLVEAGKIDPEETTVVYITGNGLKTQEAVQGYVGEPFLIEPKLDSFERALERSHTLERLEWQTVSV
- a CDS encoding Glu/Leu/Phe/Val family dehydrogenase produces the protein MSESLFDQASVRLADAIAHVDISEDAIERLKSPKASLQVSIPVRMDDGTLKVFQGYRVRYNDLRGPTKGGIRFHPSVNMDEVKSLAFWMTFKCAAVNLPFGGAKGGVAVDPKQLSKFELERLSRGYIDAIADFMGADVDIPAPDVQTNQTIMGWMVDEYSNIQRQLCPAAITGKPLAMGGSVGRETATGLGAFFVIETLLPLLKRQREQTTVAIQGFGNVGAAIADLLSQAGYKVIAVSDSKGGIYAPQGLDIPSIISYKNSTRSFQAVYCQDSVCNIVEHKKITNEELLELDVDVLIPAALENQITEHNAHQIHARYIFEIANGPVSPAADRILEQQEIMVFPDILVNAGGVTVSYFEWVQNRSGLYWTIEEINDRLKQSMVAETLRIWKIAEQKQISMRTAAYVHALKRLSEAIEAKGTRAYYAQ